Sequence from the Angustibacter luteus genome:
CGCAGATGACCTACGGCGACGGCTCGGGCAACGCCCGCCCCCTGGTCGAGATCGACGTGGCCGCGCACGAGATGAGCCACGGCGTCACCGAGAACACCGCGGGCCTCGCCTACACCGGTGACGCGGGCGGCCTCAACGAGGCGACGTCCGACATCTTCGGCACCTCGGTGGAGTTCTACGAGAACAACGCCTCGGACGTCGGCGACTACCTCATCGGCGAGAAGATCAACATCAACGGCAACAACACGCCGCTGCGCTACCAGGACAAGCCGTCCCGCGACGGGACGAGCCCGGACTGCTGGTCGACCAACACCAAGAACCTCGACCCGCACTACTCCTCCGGGGTCGGCAACCACTGGTTCTACCTGGCCAGCGAGGGCTCGGGCGCCAAGACCATCAACGGCGTCTCGTACAACAGCCCGACCTGCAACAGCTCGACCGTGACCGGCATCGGCCGGGACGCCGCGTCCAAGATCTGGTACCGGGCGCTGTCGACGTACATGGTCTCGTCCGAGACGTACCCGCAGGCGCGCAACAGCACCATCAAGGCGGCCATCGACCTGTACGGCGCCTCGAGCAGCCAGTGCGCCGGTGTGGCGGCGGCCTGGTCGGCGCTGTCCGTGGCGGCCGGCTCGGCCACCTGCTCCACCACCACGCCCACCGGCACCCCGACGTCCACCCCGACGGGGACGCCGACCACCACCCCGCCGACGGGCACGAACCTGCTGCTCAACCCCGGCTTCGAGTCCGGTGCGGTGAACTGGACCGGCACGTCCGGCCCGGTCACCAACAACACCGGCCGCCCGGCCCGCACCGGCTCCTGGAAGCTCTGGATCGGTGGCAACGGCTCCGCCGGGACCGAGACCGTCGGCCAGTCGGTCGCCGTCCCCTCGACCGGGAACCCGACGCTCACCTTCTGGTTGCGGTCGGACACCGCCGAGACCGGCTCCACGGTCTACGACTCGATGAAGGCCCAGGTCGTCTCCGGTTCAACCACCACCACCCTGGCGACCTACACGAACGTGGGCACCAACGCCACGTACACCCAGAAGTCCTTCGACCTGTCCTCCTTCAAGGGCAAGACGGTCACCATCCGGTTCACCGGGACCGAGGACTCCTACCTGCAGACCAGCTGGGTCATCGACGACACGTCCCTGACCAGCTGAGCCGCACTCCTCGGCGCTGATCACGGTCAGCGTCAACGCTCGGCCCGGCTACCTCCCCGGTAGCCGGGCCGAGTCGTCCCCGCACCTGTCCTGCCCGCCTGATGGAGGCCCACACCATGCGCCAGCTCACCCTGCCCGCGGCGACCCCGCGGCGTCTCGCCCTGATCGCCGCCCCAGCGCTCGCCCTGGCCGCCGCGCTCTCGGCGGCCCTCCCCGCGTCCGCCACCACGGACGGCGTCGCGGCTGCCCCGGCCGCCGCCACGGTCGCCGCCGCACCGAACGGCTACGCCAGCACCATCGCCCTGAACAACTGCTCGGGCGCACTCGTCCGCTACCCCACGTCCGTGAGCACCGACCGCGCGATGCTGCTCACCAACGGCCACTGCTACGAGGGCGGCATGCCCGGCGCCGGGCAGGTGCTGGTCAACAAGTCGAGCACCCGCAGCGGCACCCTGCTCAGCTCCAGCGGGTCCAGCCTCGGCACCGTGCGCGCGGACCAGCTGCTCTACGCCACGATGACCGGCACCGACGTCGCGCTCTACCGGCTCAACGAGACCTTCGCGTCGATCACCTCGAAGTACAGCGCCACGGCACTGACCATCCAGGCGGCCCACCCGAGCGACCGGTCGAACATCGTCATCCCGTCGTCGTACTGGAAGCAGACCTGGAACTGCTCGATCAACGGCTTCGTGCCGACCCTGCGCGAGGACGCCTGGACCTGGCAGGACGCCATCCGCTACAACACCGGCTGCAGCACCACGCACGGGACGTCGGGCTCGCCGATCCTCGACGCGACCAGCGGCAACGTCGTCGGGATCAACAACACCGGCAACGACGACGGGGCGATGTGCACGCTCAACAACCCCTGCGAGGTGGACGCCAACGGGAACACCAAGGCGACCAAGGGCCAGAGCTACGGCGAGCAGACCTCCTGGTTCACCACGTGCCTGACGTCGTCCAACGCCATCGACCTGACCAAGGCCGGCTGCCTGCTGACCAAGCCCGCGGGCACACCGACCCAGACCCCGACGTCCACCCCGACGTCCACCCCGACGTCCACGCCGACGGGGACGCCGACGGGGACGCCGACGACCACCCCGCCAACGGGCACGAACCTGCTGCTCAACCCCGGCTTCGAGTCGGGTGCGGTGAACTGGACCGGCACGTCCGGCCCGGTCACCAACAACACCGGCCGCCCGGCCCGGACGGGTTCGTGGAAGCTCTGGCTGGGGGGCAACGGCTCCGCCGGGACCGAGACCGTCGGCCAGCAGGTCGCCGTCCCCTCGACCGGGAACCCGACGCTCACCTTCTGGTTGCGCTCGGACACCGCCGAGACCGGCTCCACGGTCTACGACTCGATGAAGGCCCAGGTCGTCTCCGGCTCCACCACCACCACCCTGGCCACGTACTCCAACGTCGGGACCAGCACGACGTACGCCCAGAAGTCCTTCGACCTGTCCTCCTTCAAGGGCAAGACGGTCACCATCCGGTTCACCGGGACCGAGGACTCCTACCTGCAGACCAGCTGGGTCATCGACGACACGTCCCTGACCAGCTGAGGGCGCCGAGGTCTACGTCCGCTTCTCGAGGCGAAGAACCCTCGAGAAGCGGACGTAGACCCACGTAACGTGATCAACGCACGGGGACGGGCGCGCAGCGGACAGCGCGCCGACCACGCGCAGCCGGGATCGGGGTCTACCGTTTGCTCGGGATCGCAGCACCGAACGGGGAGGCACCACGTTGAGCGAGGGCGACCGGCGGACGATCGAGCAGCTGAGCAGTGAACGCAACCAGGTGCGCTGGGCGCTCGAGGCGACCAGGCAGACCATCACCTCGGTCCTGGCACTGCCCGAGAACCAGGTGGGGGAGCAGGCGCGGGCCCTGCTGCAGACCCAGCTGGACGACCTGAACCGGCTCTAGCCCGATCCGCGCAACGGAGTCATGGTCACTCCTGGCGTCCGGGTGGATGATCGGCGCATGACCTCCACCGATGAGCTCCGCGCGATGGTCTCCGGGGTACGGGTCTCGGCCGCGCTGTGCGTCGCGGCCGAGCTCGGTCTGTCCGACCTGCTCGTCACCGGTCCGCGCACGGTCGCCGACCTGGCCGCCGCGTCCCGCTCGGACGAGCGGACCCTGCGCCGCCTGCTGCGGGCGCTGGCCACGGTCGGCGTCTACGTCGAGCGGCCCGACGGCATGTTCGCCGGCACCGAGCTGTCCGACGGTCTGCGTTCGGACGTCCCCGGCAGCGTGCGGGCGATGGCTCGCACCACGGCCGACCCGGCAGTCTGGGCGGCGTGGGGACACCTGCTGCACAGCGTGCGAACGGGGCGGAACGCGTTCGAGGAGCTGCACGGGGTCGACGTGTGGACGCACCGCCGCGAGAACCCGCAGTGGAACGCCATCTTCAACGAGAACATGACCGTGCTGAGCTCACTGGTCGCCGACCGGGTGGCGTCCGCGTACGACTTCAGCGGGTGCACGAGCGTGGTCGACGTCGGCGGCGGGCAGGGGGTCATGCTCGAGGCGGTGCTCACCCGGCACCCGCACCTGACGGGCACCGTGTTCGACCGGGCGCACGTCGTCGCCTCGGCGCCCAGCCAGCCGGCACCCGCGGTCGCCGGCCGGTGGTCGCTGGTCTCGGGCAGCTTCTTCGACGCCGTCCCCCCGGCCGACGCCTACCTGCTGAAGTCGGTGCTGCACGACTGGCCGGACGACGCCTGCGTCGCCATCCTGCGCACCTGCGCCGAAGGGCTCAGCGAGGACGGCGTGGTGCTCGTCGTGGAACGGGTGCTCGGCCGGACGGGCCGCGAGGTCGAGGGGGCCTTCTCCGACCTGAACATGCTGGTGCTGCCGGGCGGCCAGGAACGCACCGAGTCCGAGTACGCCGCGCTGTTCGCCGCCGCGGGACTCACGCTCGTGCAGGTCATCGACACCGGGAGCGCGTTCCCGATCCTCGAGGCCCGCCGCGCTGGCTGACAGCCGCACGACGGCCCGACGTCAGCGGATCGCCATCACCGCGCCGGCCCGCTCCCAGCGCATCACGCGCAGCAACGAGCCGGTCGGCAGCGAGACGCACCCGGCGGTGCCGTGGCCCAGGTCGACGTGGAAGAAGATGGCGGACCCGCGCCCCGGCGTCCGCGCCTCGTTGTACCCGATCACCTGGGCGTAGCCGTAGGCCGGCGTGTTCAGCAGCTTCTCGGCGCTGTCCCACCGCCCGCTCGCCGGCGTCCGCTGGTGGGTGTTGTAGAGCGAGGACGACGAGTCGTCGACCCAGACGTCCTTGGCGTCCACCCGCAGCCAGGACCCCGTCGCCAGCCCGGGGTTGCCGTTGGCGCCGAAGCCGCCCCGCAGCGGGAAGACCCCGGCGGGCGTGCGCAGGTCGCCCTCGCGCTTGCTCGCGCTCACCCCGTTCTTGCCGACGTGGCCCGAGTACGGCCCGAGCTCGAGGACGTAGTGGCTGCCGCTGCGCCGGCAGGCCCGCACGGTGGCCGAGGAGCCGGACGACGTCACCAGCACGACCTGCGTGGCGCTGACCCCGGACGGCACCGAGCAGCGCGCCGCGGCCGGCTTCGGGTGCGGCTTCGGCCGCGGCTTGGTCGGTCGGGGGCTGGCCTGCTTGACGGGGCTGGGCTTCCTGGTCGGCGTCCGGGTCGGGGTCGCCGTCGCGGTCGCGGAGGGTGTCGGGGTGGCGGACGGCGTCGTGGTGACAGAGGTCGCTGGGGTCGCGGTCGGCGTACCCACGGCCGCCTCTGGCCCGCCGTCGGCACACCCGGTGAGCAGCGCCGTCCCGGCGATGGCCACGACGACCAGGTTGCGGCGCACCGTCATCGGGCGTCGAAGTGCTGGTAGTCGGGGTGCGACCAGCGACCGCCCCAGGTCATCCCCTCGCGGGTGAACGCGCGCACCGCGGCGCTCGAGCTGGACGAGAAGACGCCGGGTGCCGGCGAGCGCCGGTGGGCGTAGTACGCGTCGGGGTAGATCGTGCCGCCGTCGGCGATGTACGGGTTCTCGAAGTCGTTGACGTCGATCGCGCTGCCGTAGGCGTGGTTGGAGTACTGCTTGCGCTCCTCCTCACCCCCGACGTAGCGGCAGTTGAACGCCGAGGTGTTGTCGGCGTCCATCGCGGCGTAGTCGTTGGCTCCTGGGCCCTTGGGGTTCTTGCCCCAGGTGGAGTCCATCGGACGCATCTGCCGGATCCGGAACTGCTGTTCGTACAGCCGCGTGAAGGCCCGCGCGGTGGCCGAGGCGACGTTCTTGTTGACCACGATCGCGCCACGCGAGCGCTTGCCGTCGAAGCCCCAGAAGTTGACCGTGACGTAGCGCAGGCCGGAGCGTCCGACCGGGCAGCCCTTGGTCCAGGAGTAGCCGACCATCCGCTGCCACACCGAGTCCGGGATCGCGGAGACCTGCGCGTTCGCGCCGCCGCCCTGGGCCGGCTGGTTCTTGGGGAACCGCACCGTGGGCTGCGCGCCCTTCGCCGGGACCGGCGCCAGGGCCGTGGGCGACGTCGACGTCGTGCTGGTCGCCTTGCTGGGCTTGGGCTTCGGCTTGGGTTTCGGCTTGGCCGTGGTCGGTGCCGGGGTGGACGTCGTCGGGCTCGGGGCACTGGTGGTGGCCGTCGGCGCGGAGCTGCTGGCGCTCGGACTGGCGGACGTGGCCGTCGTCCCAGGATCGTCCGCGCCGCACCCGGCCAGGGCGAGCAGCGCGACGGCGAGACCGGCCGCGAGGCCGGTGTGCACGGCCCTCACGAGAAGAACACCGACCGGCGCTGCATGAGCAGCGCGTACAGGGTCTGCTGGATCGTCTCGCGCACCTGGTCGGTGATGTTGAAGACCAGCATCGGGTCGTCGGCACCGCCGTCCAGGTCGGCGGTGTCGATCGGTGCCCCGAACTCGATGATCCACTTGCTGGGCAACGGGATCAGCCCGAGCGGGCCGAGCCACGGGAAGGTCGGGGTCATCGGCAGGTACGGGACGCCCAGCAGTCGGGCGAGTGACTTGAAGTTGCCGAGGATGGGGTAGATCTCCTCCGCGCCGACGATGGAGCAGGGGACGATCGGCACCCCCGCCTGCAGCGCCGCGGACACGAAACCGCCGCGCCCGAACCGCTGCAGCTTGTACCGCTCGCTGAACGGCTTGCCGATCCCCTTGAAACCCTCCGGCCAGACCCCGACGAGCTCGCCGGAGCGCAGCAGCCGCTCCGCGTCGGACTGGATCGCCAGTGTGGTGCCGGTCTTGCGCGCGAAGGAGCCCACGAACGGCGCGGCGAACACGAGGTCGGCGCCGAGCATGCGCAGGTTGCGCGACGCCGGGTGCTCGTCGTGCACGGCCAGCTGGGTCATCAGCGAGTCCATCGCGATGGTGCCGGAGTGGTTGGCCACGACCAGCGCGCCGCCGGTGTGCGGGATGTTCTCGATGCCGCGCACCTCGACCCGGAACCAGCTGCGGTACAACGGTCGCAGCGCGGGCAGCACCGCCTCGGTCAGGTCGGCGTCGAAGCCGAACTCGTCGACCACGTAGTCACCGGACAGCCGGCGCCGCAGGAAGGCCAGGGCGTGCGCGACGTGCTGGTCGACGTCCGCGACGCCGGCCCGGCGTCCCTCGGTGACCAGCGCCTCGACGATCGCCCCCACCGCGTGCTGCAGCAGGGTCGCCGGGTTGAGGGCTCCCCCGTGCGTGGGCTGGTCGCCCGGCGGGATGACCTCGGGCACCGGCGGTGGCGCCGAGTCCGCGATCAGCGGGGTGCCGCGGCGCTTGGCCCGCTCCCCGGAGGCGCGTCGGGCACCCGCCGCGAGCACGTCCGCGCCCTTGCCCGTGGGCTTCGGTGCGGGCTTCGACAGGGGCATCGCCGCGGGCTTCGCGCCGCCCTTGGCGCGCCCGCGGTCCAGCGGGATCACCCGCCCGTCCTGCTCCGAGCTCATGCCTCGCTCACCTGCCGGTCCACCCACTGCTCGGCGGCGCGCGTCGCGTCGACCAGCCGCGGCACCAGAGCGGCGCGCGGCCCGCGCCGGGCGTCCACGAACGACTGGAACGCCTCGAGGGTCGTGTGTCGCGGCTCGAAGCCCAGCACCTCGCGCATCCGGGTGGTGTCCAGCCCGCGTCCGTGCGCCAGCTGGTTCATCTGCTCGGGCGAGAAGTCCGCGAGCCGCGAGCGGCGCACGACCTGGCCGACCCAGCCGGTGGCCTGCATCGGCACCGGGACGGTCACCCGGCCGGCCAGCCTGGCGGCCTGGGAGACCGTGATCACGCCGTCGCCGGCAACGTTCACCAGCCCAGCGCCCTCGGGGCGGACCGTGGCGACCGCGAGGGCGTCCAGCGCGTCGTCCTCGTGGACGAACTGCAGACGGGCGTCGAAGCCGAGCACCGTCGGGACCACCGGCAGCGAGAAGTAGTCGGTCATCGTGGTCGAGATGCCGGGGCCGATGATGTTCGCGAAGCGCAGCACGGACACCTCGACGTCGGCCCGGCGGCGGGAGAAGCCGCGCACGTAGCCCTCGACCTCGACCGAGTCCTTGCCGAAGCCGGCCCGCGGCAGCGCCTTGGGGCCCATGTCCTCGCTGAACATGGCCGGGTCGCGGGGCGAGGAGCCGTAGACCGCGGCGCTGCTCTTGACCACGAGCCGCTGCACGCTCGGCGCCTTCTGGCAGGCGGCGAGCAGCTGCATCGTGCCGATGACGTTGATCTCCTTCATGGAGACCCGTCCGCCGGCGGAGACCGGCGTGGCGATGACGTTGAGGTGCGCGACCGTGTCGACGCCCGCCTGGGCGATCACCTTGGCGATGATCGGGTTGCGGATGTCGGCCCGGACGAACTCCGCGTCGCCGATGGAGTGCGGTGGGGGGACGACGTCCACCCCGATCACCCGGTCGATGCCCGGGTGATCGGTCAGCAGGCGCGCGAAGCGGCCGCCCAGGTACCGGGACACCCCGGTGACCAGCACGACCTGCCCCACGTGTCACCGTCCTCGCTCGACTGCGTCCTCGACTGCCTGCTTCGACTGCGCGTGCTCGGCTCCAGTATGCGGACGGCCCCCGACCGATGGTCCGGGGGCCGCTTCGCTCACTTCTTGTTGCGACGCTGGTGACGCGTCTTGCGCAGCAGCTTGCGGTGCTTCTTCTTCGCCATCCGCTTGCGGCGCTTCTTGATGACCGAGCCCATGGAATACCTCGTTCAGTGTCTGTCGGACGGTGCCTGGTCGCCGGAGCCACTGGCAGCCACCGACCGAATCCCGGCCATCCTACCGCCCGTTGGGGGTAGGTCGGGACGGCGGACGGCCGCCCCCGTCGGGAGCGGCCGTCCGGAGCCCTTGGATCAGGCGGTCTCGATGTACGACGTCTGCAGGTAGTCGTGCACGGCCTGCTCCGGCACGCGGAACGAGCGACCGACCCGGACGGCGGGCAGGTCACCCGCGTGCACCAGGCGGTACACGGTCATCTTCGAGACGCGCATGATCTCCGCCACCTCGGCGACGGTCAGGAACCGCACCTCGGCGAGCTTGTTGTCCTTCGGCATGTGTCCACCGGTCCTCAGGCATGACGCGCGGCACCGGCTTCCCCACCGGTGTCCGATTGCGTGCGTGTTCACGATAGGGGCAGGAGTGACTCGTGGGGAAGACCTAGATCAACATTCACCCGTCTGGTCAAGCACCGCCGCCTTCGGCGTGTCGCGCCGCGCGCCGTCCCTCCCCACTTGTGCCCTTTTGCGCGGACGAGGTCAGTCGAACCAGGCGTCCAGGCCGTACAGCGGGAAGACCGCCTTGCGGGTGGCCATGATGGCCCGGTCCACGCCGTCCTCCGGGTCGTAGCCGACCTCCCAGGAGCGCCACCACGGGTCCCGGCCGTCGCCCATGTGGGCCGGACCGGGCCGGCCGAGCCGGGTGCGGACGTGCTCCAGCCAGTCCGCCGGGACCTCCCGGGACGTCGGCACCGGGGTGTGCGCGGCGATGCCCACCAGGTGCGCCCAGGAGCGCGGGACGACGTCCACCACCTCGTACCCGCCTCCACCGAGGGCCAGCCAGCGCCCGCCGGCCGCCTCGTGGGCCAGGTCGTGCAGGCTCTGCTGCGCGGCGCGCTGGGCGTCCACCGAGACCGCCAGGTGGGCCAGCGGGTCGAGGAAGTGGCTGTCGCAGCCGTGCTGGGTCACCAGGACGTCCGGCTCGAAGGCTCGCACGAGCTGCGGGACGACGGCGTGCAGCGCGCGCAGCCAGCCGGCGTCCGACGTCCCCGGCGGCAGGGCCACGTTGACCGCGCTGCCCTGCGCCCGGGCGCCACCGAGCTCCTCGGCGAAGCCGGTGCCGGGGAAGAGCACCCGCCCGCTCTCGTGCACCGAGATGGTGAGCACCCGCGGGTCGTCCCAGAAGATCCGCTCCACGCCGTCCCCGTGGTGCACGTCGACGTCCACGTACGCGACCTTCTGCGCGCCGAGGTCGAGCAGCCGCTGGATCCCCGCGGCCGCGTCGTTGTAGACGCAGAAGCCGCTGGCCCGGTCGCGCATCGCGTGGTGCAGGCCGCCGCAGAAGTTCACCGCGTGCTCGACCTCGCCGTCCCACACCCCCGTCGCCAGGTCGACGCTGCCCTGCACGACGCGGGCGCTCGCCTCGTGCATGCCGACGAAGGCCGGGTCGTCGTCCGTGCCGAGCCCGCGGGACGGGTCGGCGGACGACGGGTCGAGCGAGGCGGCCTTCACCGCGGCGACGTAGTCCAGGTCGTGCACGGTGGCCAGCAGCGCGTCGTCCGCGGGCTCGGCGCCGACCACCTCGACCCGGCTCGCGTCGTCGAACAGGCCGAGCGCCCGGCACAACCGGGCCGTCAGGTCGAGCCGTAGCGGGTCCATCGGGTGGGCGGCACCGAAGTCGTACTTCGTGAACGAGTCGTCCCAGAGCACGCGCAGCTGCCTCGCCATGCCGCAGACGCTACCCGGCGCGGTGCGCTCGTGCCGGACGCGCCGGAGCGGCACCATATGGGCAGAGCAGTCGGCGAGCAGGGGGGACGTGATGGCGACCAGCCGGGCGGTCCCTTCGGTCACCCGCCGCCTGGGCGGTCCGACCGCGCTCGTGCGGACCTGGATCGACAACGCCGCCCGGCAGTCGCCGGCCCGCCTGGCGCTGGCCGTCTTCGCCCTGGTCATCCTTCTGGTCACGGCGCTGCTGTCACTGCCGGTGGCGACGTCGTCCGGGCAGCGGGCGCCGTTCGTCGACGCGCTGTTCACCGCGGCGTCCGCGGTGTGCGTCACCGGGCTGACCGTGGTGGACACGGCCACGTACTGGTCCGGCACCGGGCAGGTCGTGATCATGTGCGCGATCAAGGTCGGTGGCCTCGGCATCATCACCCTGGCGTCGCTGCTGGGTCTGGCCGTGGCCCGCCGGCTCGGCCTGCGCCAGCGGCTGATCGCCGCCAGCGAGACCAAGGCCCTGCGACTCTCGGACGTCAGCGGGCTGCTGCGCGCCGTCATCATCAGCTCCACCGCGATCGAGCTGACCATCGCGCTGGTCCTGCTGCCCAGCTTCCTGGCCGAGGGCGAGGGGACCGGCACCGCGCTCTACCACTCCCTCTTCTACGGGATCAGCGCGTTCAACAACGCCGGCTTCTCCGTGCACACCGGCGGCGTGGAGCACTGGGCCGGCAACCCCTTCGTGCTCGGGCCCATCGCGATCGGCGTGTTCCTGGGCAGCCTGGGCTTTCCGGTGATGCTCACCGTGGCCACCAACCTGCGGCGGCGCGACGGGGTGCGGCGCGGCCGCCGCGGCTGGAACCTGCACACCAAGCTGACCGTCGTCACCACCTGCCTGGTGCTCGGGGTCGCGGTCGTCGGGTTCGCCGCGTTCGAGTGGACGAACCCCGGCACGCTCGGCGGGATGAGCCTGGGCGACCGGGTGCTGAACTCCGTGTTCGCCGGGGTCATGCCGCGCTCGGGCGGCTTCTCCGCCGTCCCGGTGAACGAGATGCGGGAGTCGACCTGGGCGTTCCAGGACGTGCTGATGTTCATCGGCGGGGGCAGCGCGTCGACCGCCGGAGGGATCAAGGTCACGACGCTGGCGGTGCTGGTGCTCGCGACGGTCGCCGAGGCGCGCGGCGACCGGGACGTCGAGGCGTTCGGACGCCGGATCCCGCCGGGCAGTCTGCGGCTGGCCGTGACCGTGCTGCTGGCCGGGTCCACGCTGGTCCTGGGCTTCAGCCTGGCGCTGCTGGCGATGACCGGGCGCTCGCTGGACGTCGTCCTGTTCGAGGTCGTGTCGGCGTTCGGCACCTGCGGCCTCTCGACCGGGCTGAGCGCCGAGCTGCCGGATGCCGGGAAGTACCTGCTGACCGCCCTGATGTTCGCCGGGCGCACCGGCACCATGACCCTGGCGGCGGCGCTCGCCCTGCGCGACCGCCGCCGCGTCGTCCGGCTACCGGAAGAGAGGCCCGTCGTTGGCTAGCAAGGAACCCACAGGTAAGGCGGTGCTCGTCGTCGGCCTCGGCCGCTTCGGCAGCTCGATCGCCGAGGCGCTGGACCGAATGGGCCACGAGGTGCTGGCCGTCGACAAGGACCCGGCGATCGTGCAGGAGTGGTCCGGCCGGCTGACGCACGTCATCGAGGCGGACTCGGCGACGGAGGAGGCGCTGCGCCAGGTCGGCGCGGCCGACTTCACGATCGCGGTGGTCGGGATCGGCACGTCCATCGAGTCGTCGGTGCTCACCACGGTCACGTTGTCCGACCTCGGCATCAAGCAGATCTGGGCCAAGGCGATCACGCCGGCGCACGGCAAGATCCTGGAGCGGATCGGGGCGACCAAGGTGGTCTACCCCGAGCGGGACGCCGGCGAGCGGGTCGCGCACCTGGTGTCGGGAAAGATGATGGACTTCATCGAGTTCGACGACGGGTTCGCGATCGTCAAGATGGCCCCGCCCCAGGAGACCCGCGGCTTCACGCTCGCCGAGTCCCAGATCCGGGCGAAGTACGGGGTCACCGTGGTCGGCGTGAAGTCACCGAACCGGGACTTCACCTACGCGGTTCCGACCACCAAGATCAGCCCGCACGACCTGCTGATCGTCAGCGGCCAGACGAGCCTGATCGAGCGGTTCGCCGCCCGCCCCTGACCCAGGCAAACCCACGCTTCCGCCACTCAGTCCGGTTTCCGTCACTGCGTCCGGCGCCGGACGCCGAATACCGGCTTGGGTGGCGGAAACCGGCTTGGGTGGCGGAAGCGTGGGGTCCGGGTGGGGGGGCGGGTCAGAGGGTCGTGGTCGGGACCCAGCCGGGGTCGTCGCCGAGCGGCAGGACCATGGCCAGCTCCTCGACGTCCGCGTCGTTCGTCATCGCACGCCGCTCGTCGGCCGGGCGGAAGCCGGCGCTGCTGAAGAAGGCGACGGCGCGGCCGTTGTCCGTCGACACCCAGAGCTTCAGGGCCCGCTGGCCCTCGCGGCGCGCGTGCTCGCCCGCGGCCTGGGTGAGCTGCCAGGCCACGCCCTTGCCGCGGAAGCCGGGCACGACCCACATCCCGAACAGCTCGGCGACGTCGTGCTCGCGGGCCTGCCCGACGGACACGATGCCCACGGCCTCCTCGTCCGACTCGGCCACCAGCCGCGCCGACCGCCCCATCCGCAGGCGCCAGAAGGCCTCGTCGTACGCCTGCTCGTCCTCGTAGCTCGAGGCGAAGGCATCGGGTGCGTCCTGCAGCGCCGCCAGCCTCAGCCCGCGGTAGGTGTTCCAGTCGTCGCCGTCGAGCGCGCGCACCGTGACCTCACTCATGCACGTAGCGTGGCAGATCCGCCCGGGTTTGCGCCGCCTGGGTGGTCCCGAATGCGCGGACGGGTGATCTCCGCAGGTCCCTCTCGCCCTTGCCGATGCAATCAACAGAGGACGACCAGAGGCACGAGGAGTGATATCGGTGGCGTCGGTAGGTGAGGTGAGCCCAGGCACGGTCGTGCTGCGTCCGCAGTTCGGCCCGTACATGAGCATCGCCCTCGCCGCGCACGCCCGGTACCTGGACGGCGACTCCGCCGGCGCGCTGCGCGACGCGGGTGCCGCGATGATCTTGGTCCAGGGCGCCGGCGACCACCTCAGCCAGCGGTTCCTGCAGTACACGCTGTGCTCGGCGCTGCGCGAGCAGGGCCGGCACGAGGAGGTCGTGGACCGCGCCGTCCAGCTGCTGGAGCAGGTTGGGGACGACGACCCGGTCTGGCGGGCCAAGGCGCTGGCCGTGCAGGCGCACGCCCTGGCCTCGCTCAGCCGCTCCGCCCAGGCCATGGACGCGGTCAGCGAGGCCGAGCACCTGCTCGAGGTGCACGACGCCCCGACCTACAACCACATGTCGGCCACCCTGGCGCTGGCCATCGCGCTGCAGCCGTTGCGCAGCTTCGAGCTCGCACTCACCCAGCTCGAGGCGATCCTGCCGCTGCACCCCGGGTACGGCACGTACATCGCGAGCGAGCTGTCCCTGGTCGAGGCGCACTGGGCGGCCACGCTGGACCTCGCCGGCCTGCACGACGAGGCCACCGTGCACTACCGCGCCTGCCAGTCGCAGGCGCTGCGCACCCGCCGCGCCGCCGAGGACGAGCAGGACGCCGAGTTCGGCCTGCTGCGCGCCGACGTGTACGAGGCGTTCGTGCTGGCCCGCCTCGGCGAGCACGACCGGGCCCGGGCCATGCTGCTGCCGATCTCCGACGAGGACCTGCGGGCCGACTACCCCGAGCACGACCTCGCCTACCTGACCATCGGCCGGATCGCGATGGCGCACGGCTTCCCGGACCGCGCCCGCAAGCACTTCCAGCGGGTCGTCGACACCGCCGAGCGCACCGGCCGGGAC
This genomic interval carries:
- a CDS encoding M4 family metallopeptidase translates to MAALATAGVAAVPIGATAATQAGEPGPATSRSALIAGQQSAAASTAKTLGLASGEQLQVKDVIRDANGATHVRYNRTYDGLRVVGGDLVVHEAPSGTVTSVDKAGSGKVAVASTTPSVSATSAKSTGQSLAKASKEKSTSELVVYAAGASPRLAYDVVTTGIKADQTPTRLHTIVDAETGATLTSYDDIRNASGTGKTLYSGNVTITTSGSGSSYTMTDTAHGNGTTTDLKGATSGNGTLFTDADNVWGNNATSDRASAAADAHYGAAATWDFYKNVMGRNGIFNNGTGVRSRVHYGNAYVNAFWDGSQMTYGDGSGNARPLVEIDVAAHEMSHGVTENTAGLAYTGDAGGLNEATSDIFGTSVEFYENNASDVGDYLIGEKININGNNTPLRYQDKPSRDGTSPDCWSTNTKNLDPHYSSGVGNHWFYLASEGSGAKTINGVSYNSPTCNSSTVTGIGRDAASKIWYRALSTYMVSSETYPQARNSTIKAAIDLYGASSSQCAGVAAAWSALSVAAGSATCSTTTPTGTPTSTPTGTPTTTPPTGTNLLLNPGFESGAVNWTGTSGPVTNNTGRPARTGSWKLWIGGNGSAGTETVGQSVAVPSTGNPTLTFWLRSDTAETGSTVYDSMKAQVVSGSTTTTLATYTNVGTNATYTQKSFDLSSFKGKTVTIRFTGTEDSYLQTSWVIDDTSLTS
- a CDS encoding trypsin-like peptidase domain-containing protein — its product is MRQLTLPAATPRRLALIAAPALALAAALSAALPASATTDGVAAAPAAATVAAAPNGYASTIALNNCSGALVRYPTSVSTDRAMLLTNGHCYEGGMPGAGQVLVNKSSTRSGTLLSSSGSSLGTVRADQLLYATMTGTDVALYRLNETFASITSKYSATALTIQAAHPSDRSNIVIPSSYWKQTWNCSINGFVPTLREDAWTWQDAIRYNTGCSTTHGTSGSPILDATSGNVVGINNTGNDDGAMCTLNNPCEVDANGNTKATKGQSYGEQTSWFTTCLTSSNAIDLTKAGCLLTKPAGTPTQTPTSTPTSTPTSTPTGTPTGTPTTTPPTGTNLLLNPGFESGAVNWTGTSGPVTNNTGRPARTGSWKLWLGGNGSAGTETVGQQVAVPSTGNPTLTFWLRSDTAETGSTVYDSMKAQVVSGSTTTTLATYSNVGTSTTYAQKSFDLSSFKGKTVTIRFTGTEDSYLQTSWVIDDTSLTS
- a CDS encoding methyltransferase, with protein sequence MTSTDELRAMVSGVRVSAALCVAAELGLSDLLVTGPRTVADLAAASRSDERTLRRLLRALATVGVYVERPDGMFAGTELSDGLRSDVPGSVRAMARTTADPAVWAAWGHLLHSVRTGRNAFEELHGVDVWTHRRENPQWNAIFNENMTVLSSLVADRVASAYDFSGCTSVVDVGGGQGVMLEAVLTRHPHLTGTVFDRAHVVASAPSQPAPAVAGRWSLVSGSFFDAVPPADAYLLKSVLHDWPDDACVAILRTCAEGLSEDGVVLVVERVLGRTGREVEGAFSDLNMLVLPGGQERTESEYAALFAAAGLTLVQVIDTGSAFPILEARRAG
- a CDS encoding M15 family metallopeptidase produces the protein MHTGLAAGLAVALLALAGCGADDPGTTATSASPSASSSAPTATTSAPSPTTSTPAPTTAKPKPKPKPKPSKATSTTSTSPTALAPVPAKGAQPTVRFPKNQPAQGGGANAQVSAIPDSVWQRMVGYSWTKGCPVGRSGLRYVTVNFWGFDGKRSRGAIVVNKNVASATARAFTRLYEQQFRIRQMRPMDSTWGKNPKGPGANDYAAMDADNTSAFNCRYVGGEEERKQYSNHAYGSAIDVNDFENPYIADGGTIYPDAYYAHRRSPAPGVFSSSSSAAVRAFTREGMTWGGRWSHPDYQHFDAR